In Fervidobacterium nodosum Rt17-B1, one genomic interval encodes:
- a CDS encoding 2-oxoacid:ferredoxin oxidoreductase subunit beta, translating to MKRDKLAQYLRSDRWPTVWCPGCGNGIILKSFIDAFDQTGMKTEETAVISGIGCSSRSTGYLDFNTMHTLHGRAIAFATGVSLAKPDFKVVVMGGDGDITAIGGNHFIHACRRNINLTIIIYNNMIYGMTGGQHSPTTPGGKIAGTMPFGNVEEQFDIVKLALSAGATYVARSTVYHYPLTVKYIKEALLHKGVSVVEVMSNCHTYYGRYNGLREPWQMMDFFKENTIMKEKAEKMSEEELKGKIVIGVFRKDESKPDFYTRYRMTYARSDKK from the coding sequence TTGAAAAGGGATAAATTAGCTCAGTATCTTAGGAGTGACAGATGGCCGACTGTTTGGTGTCCAGGATGTGGCAATGGAATTATCTTAAAGAGCTTTATAGACGCATTTGATCAAACGGGAATGAAAACAGAGGAAACAGCTGTAATATCCGGTATTGGTTGTTCGTCTAGGTCAACGGGATATTTAGATTTTAATACTATGCATACACTACATGGTAGAGCTATAGCCTTTGCAACGGGGGTTTCCCTTGCAAAGCCAGATTTTAAAGTTGTAGTTATGGGTGGAGATGGAGATATTACGGCGATAGGTGGTAATCATTTCATTCATGCTTGTAGGAGAAATATAAATTTAACGATAATAATTTACAATAATATGATATATGGTATGACGGGTGGGCAACATTCACCAACCACACCTGGCGGAAAAATCGCAGGTACCATGCCTTTTGGAAATGTTGAAGAGCAGTTTGATATTGTGAAACTTGCCCTTTCCGCTGGTGCAACTTACGTTGCAAGGTCAACAGTTTATCACTATCCACTTACTGTAAAATACATAAAAGAAGCTCTTTTACACAAGGGCGTTTCGGTAGTTGAAGTTATGAGTAACTGTCATACTTACTACGGTAGATATAACGGTTTAAGAGAACCATGGCAAATGATGGATTTCTTCAAAGAAAACACCATTATGAAGGAAAAAGCAGAAAAGATGTCAGAGGAAGAATTGAAAGGAAAGATAGTAATAGGGGTATTTAGAAAAGATGAATCGAAACCAGACTTTTACACTAGATATAGGATGACGTATGCAAGGAGTGATAAAAAATGA
- a CDS encoding diacylglycerol kinase family protein — protein sequence MAHLSPTKYSNQDLKENEKEQLGSNNLAQSFSHAIEGIVESIIYERNLRIHFFIGLLVLAITFFLPVEKEDLLWIIFAVFFVIWSELVNTIIENLMNLYSREFHPVIKIIKDVSAGVVLWAAIFSITVGIIVIGGLIFNWSLEVGKIFAIISLAAFPVLSIKVVRNWKTRKSKL from the coding sequence TTGGCGCATCTCTCACCGACAAAATATTCAAACCAAGACTTGAAAGAAAACGAAAAAGAACAATTGGGTTCGAATAATTTAGCCCAGTCATTTTCCCATGCTATTGAAGGTATAGTTGAATCTATAATATATGAAAGGAACCTCAGAATTCACTTTTTTATAGGTCTTTTAGTTCTTGCAATTACTTTCTTTCTTCCGGTTGAAAAAGAAGATTTACTATGGATAATATTTGCAGTATTTTTTGTAATTTGGTCTGAGTTGGTAAATACCATAATTGAGAATTTGATGAACCTTTACAGTAGAGAATTTCATCCGGTCATAAAAATAATAAAAGATGTCAGTGCAGGGGTTGTCCTGTGGGCAGCTATATTTTCAATTACAGTTGGTATTATAGTGATTGGTGGTTTGATTTTCAACTGGAGTTTGGAAGTTGGGAAAATTTTTGCTATAATATCACTAGCTGCGTTTCCTGTACTTAGTATAAAGGTGGTGAGAAATTGGAAAACACGAAAATCAAAGTTATGA
- a CDS encoding transglycosylase domain-containing protein: MKKLLVFLVTTITVGILVFIFLANIYTSYTKNLEKPVNKIPASLVVEYADGTPLYTPKTIWIDFADIPALLKDSIIASEDKRFYSHSGVDIKGIIRSFFVILTTDEIQGGSTITQQLARTIYLSTERTWKRKIKEALIAFWLEQNYSKEEILEMYINSVYLGNGIYGFPAAAKYYFGKTLNELNPLEVAMLVATLRSPENANPTKPKLNEEFTKIVLKKMFNAGVISEEEYNSSSNKIGKESIQYVGTFKNTFDEELFWMVVLELKELNFDLGSLRNGFRVRTTIDWRLQKLLEKNLDKSNMAGLIIEHTTGKIRAAYGLGILSGRRQIGSVIKPLYYYLAFMGGWNKNDILEDKPITIGLWNPQNFDKQFWNVVTLENALIYSRNVPSVNLFMQLGQNNVKNFLKNTLMIDGYYPNDATISLGTIETSLVDVAKGFEVIFNGGVVLRPKLIEFVRDKDGINYYSYTPEILNVVKPPKGFEERTPVEASILTLQLMEKVVTMGTGRSANIPGRKIYGKTGTAEKNAWFVGGDGRYLFLLTKDGKNLTGGGDVAPIWRKIAENTEIGTIQISLPINKTIREAVKKQDNSTEQILNPTTTLDTTTNLESQLSENQNQGITQNEQTASTNKYDDIYKKIREHSITVDEIVDILKTIDSETQREILSKINEIDPTFASEVYLKLLGGGEF, translated from the coding sequence TTGAAGAAATTGTTAGTCTTCTTAGTAACTACCATAACTGTAGGAATATTAGTTTTTATTTTCTTGGCAAACATATATACAAGTTACACAAAAAATTTAGAAAAACCCGTTAACAAAATTCCGGCAAGTTTGGTTGTAGAATACGCAGACGGTACACCTTTATACACCCCAAAGACTATTTGGATTGATTTTGCTGATATTCCAGCTCTCTTGAAAGACTCTATAATAGCTTCTGAAGATAAGAGGTTTTATTCTCACAGTGGAGTAGATATAAAAGGTATAATTCGTTCATTCTTCGTTATACTTACAACCGACGAAATACAAGGTGGAAGTACTATAACTCAACAACTTGCAAGAACAATTTATCTTTCAACAGAAAGAACGTGGAAAAGGAAAATAAAGGAAGCTCTTATCGCATTTTGGTTAGAGCAAAACTATTCTAAAGAAGAAATATTGGAAATGTATATCAATTCAGTTTACCTTGGAAATGGCATTTACGGATTTCCTGCGGCAGCTAAATACTACTTTGGTAAAACACTTAACGAACTTAATCCCCTTGAAGTAGCAATGCTCGTAGCTACGCTTAGATCTCCTGAAAATGCGAATCCAACAAAACCAAAATTGAACGAAGAATTCACTAAGATCGTTCTTAAAAAAATGTTTAATGCTGGTGTCATTTCCGAAGAAGAATACAATAGTTCTTCGAACAAGATAGGAAAAGAAAGTATTCAATACGTTGGTACATTTAAAAACACATTTGATGAAGAATTATTTTGGATGGTTGTACTCGAGTTAAAAGAATTAAATTTCGATCTTGGAAGTCTAAGAAACGGTTTTAGAGTTAGAACAACTATTGATTGGAGACTACAAAAACTACTTGAAAAAAATTTAGACAAATCCAACATGGCAGGGCTCATAATTGAACATACAACAGGAAAAATCAGAGCAGCTTACGGCCTTGGAATACTTTCTGGTAGAAGACAGATTGGTTCGGTTATAAAGCCACTTTATTATTATCTTGCTTTTATGGGTGGATGGAATAAGAACGATATTTTGGAAGATAAACCAATTACCATAGGACTGTGGAATCCTCAAAACTTCGATAAGCAATTCTGGAACGTTGTAACTCTTGAAAACGCACTTATATATTCTCGAAACGTTCCTTCTGTAAATCTATTTATGCAACTAGGTCAAAACAATGTCAAGAATTTTCTAAAAAATACTTTAATGATTGACGGTTACTATCCTAATGACGCAACTATATCTCTTGGGACTATCGAAACATCACTCGTAGATGTTGCAAAAGGTTTTGAAGTTATATTCAATGGAGGCGTGGTTTTAAGACCAAAGTTAATTGAATTCGTGAGAGATAAAGACGGGATAAATTATTACTCTTACACGCCGGAAATACTCAATGTAGTTAAACCACCAAAAGGTTTTGAGGAACGCACACCAGTTGAAGCGTCTATTTTAACTCTTCAACTTATGGAAAAAGTCGTAACAATGGGAACAGGTAGATCTGCAAACATACCAGGAAGAAAAATATATGGGAAAACTGGTACAGCTGAAAAGAACGCTTGGTTTGTTGGTGGAGATGGAAGATACCTCTTCTTGTTAACAAAAGATGGTAAAAACCTTACGGGTGGAGGAGACGTTGCACCAATATGGCGTAAAATAGCTGAAAATACAGAAATAGGAACCATTCAAATATCACTTCCGATTAATAAAACTATTCGGGAAGCTGTAAAAAAACAGGATAATTCAACAGAACAAATCTTAAATCCAACTACAACACTAGACACAACAACAAATTTGGAAAGCCAACTATCTGAAAATCAGAATCAAGGTATAACTCAGAATGAACAAACTGCAAGTACGAATAAATATGATGATATTTATAAAAAAATTAGAGAACACTCAATCACAGTTGATGAAATTGTTGACATATTAAAAACAATAGACTCAGAAACTCAACGCGAGATACTCTCAAAAATTAACGAGATTGATCCTACGTTTGCCTCAGAGGTTTATTTAAAACTATTAGGTGGAGGAGAGTTCTGA
- a CDS encoding 2-oxoacid:acceptor oxidoreductase family protein, with protein MIRPFSIRIAGIGGQGNLLAGYILSEAFVLMEKYVIQTQNYSEQVRGGPSYCDVLVSDEQILYPKAVLFDSLIIMHPSMVSHGKYVATNGIIIYDSTNIQNLPNEIKRITRRIIEIPASKLAIEKYGNAMVSNMILLGAFVKSTGLVDFETLFEAVREEVNPKYFDMNVEAIKLGASLTDKIFKPRLERKRKRTIGFE; from the coding sequence ATGATTAGACCTTTTTCAATAAGAATAGCAGGTATAGGTGGACAAGGTAATTTACTTGCAGGATATATACTTTCAGAAGCTTTCGTTTTGATGGAAAAATACGTGATCCAAACGCAAAATTACAGTGAGCAGGTACGTGGGGGCCCAAGTTATTGTGATGTATTAGTTTCAGATGAACAAATTCTTTACCCAAAAGCTGTACTGTTTGACTCTTTGATAATAATGCACCCTTCAATGGTAAGCCATGGTAAATATGTTGCAACTAATGGTATAATAATATACGATAGCACTAATATCCAAAATTTACCAAATGAAATAAAAAGGATAACACGAAGGATAATAGAGATACCAGCAAGTAAACTTGCAATTGAAAAATACGGAAATGCTATGGTTTCAAATATGATTTTGCTTGGAGCATTTGTTAAGAGTACAGGCTTAGTTGATTTTGAAACACTTTTTGAAGCTGTAAGAGAGGAAGTTAATCCAAAGTATTTTGACATGAATGTGGAGGCGATAAAACTTGGCGCATCTCTCACCGACAAAATATTCAAACCAAGACTTGAAAGAAAACGAAAAAGAACAATTGGGTTCGAATAA
- a CDS encoding protein-glutamate methylesterase/protein-glutamine glutaminase: protein MIVDDSPFMRMILKDLLDQQPDIQVVAVAKDGMEAVELALKYKPDVITMDVEMPKLNGIEALKEIMKRSPTRVIMVSSLTEEGAEITLLALELGAVDFVTKPSGSVSMDFRKIGPELVEKIRSAMKIDLSHILLKKKPVAGLKLKSMVSSKIVVIGSSTGGPRSLDLVIPPLPKEFPAPILIVQHMPPGFTKSLAQRLDRISNLSVKEAEEGDEIKPGWVYIAPGDYHMGIKHQDRKSIIYLDKRTEKINNVRPSVDYTLDKVAEIYKEKTIAVILTGMGRDGAKGAFKVKFFKGNVIAESQETCVVYGMPKAVVDEGYADFVLPADKIPEKLVEIV from the coding sequence ATGATAGTTGATGATTCGCCTTTTATGAGGATGATATTGAAGGACTTATTAGATCAACAACCTGACATACAAGTTGTTGCAGTTGCAAAGGATGGAATGGAGGCAGTAGAATTAGCCTTAAAATATAAACCTGATGTTATTACTATGGATGTTGAAATGCCAAAATTAAATGGTATAGAGGCTTTGAAAGAAATAATGAAGAGGTCACCTACAAGAGTGATAATGGTTAGTAGTCTTACGGAAGAAGGAGCAGAAATAACACTTTTAGCTTTGGAGCTTGGTGCAGTTGATTTTGTAACAAAGCCCTCTGGAAGTGTTTCAATGGACTTTAGAAAAATTGGACCAGAATTGGTGGAAAAAATTCGTTCTGCGATGAAAATAGATTTGTCACACATATTACTTAAGAAGAAACCAGTTGCTGGATTAAAGTTGAAATCCATGGTTTCAAGTAAGATAGTAGTAATTGGCTCATCCACAGGTGGACCGCGTTCGCTTGATTTGGTTATTCCGCCTTTGCCAAAGGAATTTCCTGCACCTATACTAATTGTTCAGCATATGCCACCTGGTTTTACAAAGTCGTTAGCGCAAAGATTGGATAGAATATCTAATCTTTCCGTGAAAGAAGCTGAAGAAGGTGACGAGATTAAACCTGGTTGGGTGTACATAGCGCCTGGGGATTACCATATGGGGATTAAACATCAAGATAGAAAAAGTATAATCTATCTTGATAAAAGAACCGAAAAGATAAATAATGTCAGGCCTTCTGTTGATTATACACTTGATAAAGTGGCTGAAATTTACAAAGAGAAAACAATCGCCGTTATTCTTACCGGAATGGGACGAGATGGGGCTAAGGGAGCTTTTAAAGTAAAGTTTTTCAAAGGAAATGTTATAGCGGAAAGTCAAGAAACATGTGTTGTGTACGGTATGCCAAAAGCCGTAGTTGATGAAGGATATGCCGACTTTGTTCTTCCAGCTGATAAAATTCCAGAAAAACTTGTTGAAATTGTATGA
- a CDS encoding methylated-DNA--[protein]-cysteine S-methyltransferase has protein sequence MDKYEIFSIRCEIGSILVYTNSEICEKISFTEESIPESGDNIFTKQIREYLNRERKILDFPVKYSSGPVFTRIWNYLRGNVSYGRIVTYSEIAKACKTNLRVVGYAMASNPLPLYIPCHRVIGSRGIGGYSGKEHNIDGIKWKKYFLTLEGSL, from the coding sequence ATGGATAAATACGAAATTTTTTCTATTAGATGTGAAATCGGTAGTATTCTTGTCTATACTAACTCAGAGATTTGCGAGAAAATAAGTTTCACAGAAGAGTCCATTCCAGAAAGTGGTGACAACATATTTACAAAGCAAATTAGAGAATATTTAAATAGAGAAAGAAAAATTTTAGATTTTCCAGTCAAATATTCAAGTGGTCCTGTGTTTACACGAATATGGAATTATTTGAGAGGAAATGTAAGTTATGGTAGAATAGTAACGTACTCAGAAATTGCAAAAGCATGCAAAACTAACCTACGTGTTGTGGGATATGCTATGGCATCTAATCCTCTTCCATTGTATATTCCGTGTCATAGAGTTATTGGTAGTAGAGGTATCGGTGGATATTCTGGAAAAGAACATAATATAGACGGTATTAAATGGAAAAAATACTTCTTAACTTTGGAGGGATCACTTTGA
- a CDS encoding deoxycytidylate deaminase, whose product MSFELENYLKNVTIKESKNERESWDEYFKRLAKVIAERSTCVHRKVGALIVKDKRILATGYNQPPSGFPHCDEIGCIRDDLSIPSGKNQEICYGLHAEQNALIQAAKFGISTDGATIYVTHKPCSVCARLIINAGIKKVVYIEGYPDPLTDFFFKTCGIELVGGDQIEKG is encoded by the coding sequence ATGAGTTTCGAACTTGAAAACTACTTAAAGAATGTTACCATAAAAGAGTCAAAAAATGAACGGGAAAGTTGGGATGAATATTTTAAAAGACTTGCAAAAGTTATTGCTGAGCGCTCTACATGCGTTCATAGAAAAGTTGGAGCATTGATTGTCAAGGATAAAAGAATTCTCGCAACGGGTTACAACCAACCACCTTCTGGATTTCCGCATTGCGATGAAATAGGATGCATAAGGGATGATTTAAGTATTCCATCTGGAAAAAATCAAGAGATTTGTTATGGTCTACATGCCGAACAAAATGCACTTATACAGGCAGCGAAATTTGGTATCTCTACAGATGGAGCAACCATATACGTTACTCATAAACCGTGTTCTGTATGCGCAAGATTGATAATTAACGCTGGCATAAAAAAAGTTGTTTATATAGAAGGATATCCAGATCCACTTACGGATTTTTTCTTTAAAACATGTGGAATAGAATTAGTTGGAGGTGATCAAATTGAAAAGGGATAA